One region of Oceanidesulfovibrio indonesiensis genomic DNA includes:
- a CDS encoding response regulator, producing MSRLNTHSLSSISSTTSKSSAQDDTEDGVSLRVLVADDELLNRTLLERILTKHGHEVVTAEDGGAALDMAERVKPDVLLLDLSMPTMDGMEVLAIIRSGQRDIPTDMPVIVLTGFDEKDVGAACRGFGVVDVVTKPISLDMLLTVLARVTKRGKD from the coding sequence ATGTCTCGACTCAATACGCACTCTTTATCGAGCATCAGCTCAACCACATCAAAAAGTTCTGCGCAAGACGATACAGAAGACGGCGTTTCGCTTCGCGTACTCGTCGCCGACGACGAGTTGTTGAACCGCACGTTGCTCGAACGCATCCTCACGAAACACGGCCACGAGGTCGTCACCGCCGAAGACGGCGGCGCCGCTCTGGATATGGCGGAACGCGTTAAGCCGGACGTGCTTCTGCTCGATCTTTCCATGCCCACAATGGACGGCATGGAGGTGCTGGCGATCATCCGAAGCGGGCAACGGGACATACCAACGGATATGCCCGTTATCGTGCTGACAGGCTTCGACGAGAAGGATGTGGGCGCCGCATGCCGCGGGTTCGGCGTGGTGGACGTCGTCACCAAACCCATTTCCCTGGATATGCTGCTCACGGTGCTCGCGCGGGTCACGAAGCGGGGGAAGGACTGA
- the aroC gene encoding chorismate synthase has protein sequence MSGDTFGRLFRLTTFGESHGRGLGGVVEGCPAGVPLTEDIIQEKLDKRKPGQAGGASTTRKEADRVQLYSGVFEGRTTGTAIGFLVENTDQRSRDYSRVKDVYRPGHADITFDAKYGFRDYRGGGRSSGRETVSRVAGGAVAQAFLAGLGISFAACPVELGGIPAPPASAEDIAGSYGRPFFAPHPDVVPLWEERVRDVKKQGDSIGGVVQVEIRGLPAGLGEPVFDKLDARLAYAFMGVGAVKGVEIGAGFAAARATGSTNNDSILPAGEEPASNNAGGILGGISDGRPVVARVAVKPIPSIAMEQRTINTSGEPETITVGGRHDVAAIPRIVPVLEAMASLVVADFVLLQRRMGAPW, from the coding sequence ATGAGCGGCGACACCTTCGGCCGTCTTTTTCGTCTCACCACATTCGGCGAATCCCACGGCCGCGGCCTAGGCGGCGTGGTGGAGGGATGTCCGGCTGGCGTGCCGCTAACTGAAGATATCATCCAGGAGAAGCTGGACAAGCGCAAGCCCGGCCAGGCCGGCGGCGCGTCCACTACGCGCAAGGAGGCCGACCGCGTGCAGCTCTACTCCGGCGTGTTCGAGGGCAGGACCACCGGCACGGCCATCGGTTTCCTGGTGGAGAACACGGACCAGCGCTCCCGCGACTATTCCAGGGTGAAGGACGTCTACCGTCCCGGTCATGCGGATATCACTTTCGACGCGAAGTATGGTTTTCGGGACTACCGAGGCGGCGGCCGGTCCTCCGGCCGGGAGACCGTGAGCCGCGTGGCCGGCGGCGCCGTGGCTCAGGCCTTTCTGGCGGGACTGGGCATATCCTTTGCGGCCTGTCCTGTGGAGCTGGGCGGCATCCCCGCGCCGCCGGCCAGCGCTGAGGACATTGCCGGGTCGTACGGGCGGCCTTTCTTCGCGCCGCACCCGGACGTCGTGCCGCTCTGGGAAGAGCGGGTCAGGGACGTGAAAAAACAGGGCGACTCCATCGGCGGCGTGGTCCAGGTGGAAATCCGCGGTCTGCCCGCGGGACTGGGCGAGCCCGTGTTCGACAAGCTTGATGCCCGCCTCGCCTATGCCTTCATGGGCGTGGGCGCGGTGAAGGGCGTGGAGATAGGCGCCGGGTTCGCGGCGGCGCGGGCCACCGGCAGTACGAACAACGATTCCATCCTGCCGGCAGGCGAGGAGCCGGCGAGCAACAACGCCGGCGGCATCCTGGGCGGCATCTCGGACGGCCGGCCCGTTGTGGCGCGCGTTGCGGTCAAACCCATTCCCTCCATCGCCATGGAGCAACGCACCATCAACACGAGCGGCGAACCCGAAACCATCACTGTGGGCGGACGCCACGACGTGGCCGCCATTCCGCGCATCGTGCCCGTGCTGGAAGCCATGGCGTCTCTGGTCGTGGCCGATTTTGTGCTCCTGCAGCGGCGCATGGGCGCTCCTTGGTAG
- the aroL gene encoding shikimate kinase AroL, whose translation MHAERVFLIGPRASGKSSLGRLLAARTGAEFVDADIWAVERAGCEIAELVEREGWPAFRALESNILDELASRPGPLIAATGGGVVLNPANRKRMREDGMVVYIEVSAQTLADRLTADLLPGQRPSLTGLSPVEEVAKVLAEREPLYKETAHIVVDGEAPLDLLANELAARLGAASQI comes from the coding sequence ATGCACGCTGAACGCGTTTTCCTCATCGGTCCCCGGGCTTCGGGCAAATCCAGCCTGGGCCGATTGCTGGCGGCACGGACCGGCGCTGAGTTCGTGGATGCGGACATTTGGGCCGTAGAACGCGCCGGCTGCGAGATTGCGGAGCTCGTGGAGAGAGAAGGGTGGCCGGCGTTTCGTGCGCTGGAGTCCAATATTCTGGACGAACTCGCCTCGCGTCCAGGCCCTCTCATAGCCGCCACTGGCGGCGGCGTGGTGTTGAACCCGGCGAACCGCAAGCGCATGCGCGAGGACGGGATGGTTGTGTATATCGAGGTTTCCGCGCAGACGCTGGCCGACAGACTCACCGCCGATCTGCTGCCAGGGCAGCGGCCTTCGCTCACCGGGCTCTCGCCGGTGGAGGAGGTGGCCAAGGTGCTGGCTGAACGCGAACCATTGTACAAGGAAACGGCGCATATCGTCGTGGACGGCGAAGCCCCGCTGGACCTGTTGGCGAACGAGCTTGCCGCCAGGCTGGGCGCGGCCTCGCAAATTTGA